A window of Solanum stenotomum isolate F172 chromosome 3, ASM1918654v1, whole genome shotgun sequence contains these coding sequences:
- the LOC125858516 gene encoding protein TRANSPARENT TESTA GLABRA 1-like: MEKKSGKKFHPRSGNSVTYDSSYPIYAMAFSSFTSSLPNRHPRIAIGSFIEEINNCVDILSFDAHNLTLKPIPNLCFEHPYPPTKLMFHPNPFDSLKSNDILASCSDYLRLWEVGDTSIEPLFTLSKNKTSEYVAPLTSFDWNEVEPRRIGTSSIDTTCTIWDVEIGAVESQIIAHDKEVYDIAWAEAAVFASVSADGSVRIFDLRHKEHTTIIYESPEPGTQLLRLAWNKHDLRYLATMSMDCNKIMILDIRSLARPVAELARHQASVNAIAWAPQSRRHICSAGDDGQALIWELPTVVGPNGIDHMARYSAGAEINQIQWSAAHHDWIAIAFSNKLQLLKV; encoded by the coding sequence atggaaaaaaaatctgGTAAAAAATTTCATCCCCGATCTGGAAATTCCGTTACATATGACTCATCCTACCCCATCTACGCCATGGCTTTTTCCTCCTTCACTTCTTCCCTCCCCAATCGCCACCCTCGAATTGCCATTGGGAGCTTTATCGAAGAGATCAACAATTGTGTTGATATTCTCTCTTTCGATGCACATAACCTAACCCTTAAGCCTATTCCGAATCTCTGTTTCGAACACCCTTATCCACCTACGAAGCTCATGTTCCATCCTAATCCTTTTGATTCTCTCAAATCGAATGACATTCTTGCCTCCTGCAGTGACTACCTCCGTCTTTGGGAAGTTGGTGATACTTCTATTGAACCCCTTTTCACTCTCAGTAAGAATAAAACTAGTGAATACGTTGCCCCTTTGACGTCTTTTGATTGGAATGAGGTGGAGCCCAGAAGAATTGGTACTTCCAGTATAGACACTACTTGTACCATCTGGGATGTTGAAATAGGGGCTGTCGAATCTCAAATTATAGCCCATGATAAAGAAGTTTACGATATAGCTTGGGCTGAAGCTGCGGTTTTTGCCTCCGTTTCTGCTGATGGGTCAGTTAGGATTTTTGATTTGAGGCATAAGGAACATACTACAATTATTTATGAGAGTCCAGAACCGGGTACTCAGTTGTTGAGGTTGGCTTGGAACAAGCATGACTTAAGATATCTGGCTACTATGTCGATGGATTGCAACAAGATTATGATTTTAGATATTAGATCTCTAGCAAGGCCTGTGGCAGAGTTGGCTAGGCATCAGGCGAGTGTTAATGCTATTGCTTGGGCTCCACAGAGTCGTCGACATATTTGTTCGGCTGGGGATGACGGGCAGGCGCTCATTTGGGAGTTGCCAACTGTTGTAGGGCCTAATGGGATTGATCATATGGCAAGGTACTCTGCTGGAGCTGAGATTAATCAAATTCAGTGGTCTGCTGCGCATCATGATTGGATTGCCATTGCGTTTTCTAACAAGTTGCAACTGCTTAAAGTATAA